A stretch of the Acidilobus sp. 7A genome encodes the following:
- a CDS encoding 4Fe-4S binding protein — MSTQQAKQEEPKPIKLEDILQSDVWNVDEEPHIVVDYSKCEKCPTKPCIYLCPAGCYTLAGDRLVFSYEGCVECGTCRVICPMDAITWNYPKNGHGIIYRFT; from the coding sequence ATGAGCACACAGCAGGCGAAACAGGAGGAGCCGAAGCCCATCAAGCTAGAGGACATTCTCCAGAGCGACGTATGGAATGTAGACGAGGAACCGCACATAGTCGTAGATTACAGCAAGTGCGAGAAGTGCCCCACTAAGCCATGCATATACCTCTGCCCTGCAGGCTGCTATACGTTGGCTGGGGACAGGTTAGTATTTAGCTATGAGGGTTGCGTAGAGTGCGGTACATGCAGAGTCATATGCCCTATGGACGCAATAACGTGGAACTACCCCAAGAACGGACATGGCATTATTTACAGGTTCACGTGA
- a CDS encoding electron transfer flavoprotein subunit beta/FixA family protein — protein sequence MRIVVGMKWVPGTQSVRIDPKTGTLIREGVPSIVNPHDLPAVELALRLKDKYGGEVIALTMSPPPAVKGLEYLVGMGVDKAILVSDRVYAGADTLATSYVLANAIKKIDKDIGKVDLAVFGQETTDSSTAHIAAQTASWLEWPYVYYVRDAWLTEEGKLRVERILENAVEEWELDMPAIINVAMKSLKPRPVSLLNKIRFKANPSTLITWSNNDLKLDTRCTGLKGSPTIVAKTVDVPEVPRKKQVYTPKNGEDAAKWILKALLSDEKASKALIRALKEGGEKA from the coding sequence GTGAGGATAGTCGTAGGCATGAAGTGGGTTCCGGGAACCCAGTCGGTCAGGATAGATCCTAAGACTGGCACACTGATAAGGGAGGGCGTACCGAGCATAGTTAACCCGCACGACCTACCGGCTGTTGAGCTAGCCCTAAGGCTTAAGGACAAGTATGGCGGTGAGGTAATAGCGCTAACTATGTCGCCCCCGCCGGCTGTGAAGGGCCTTGAGTACCTAGTCGGCATGGGTGTTGACAAAGCTATACTGGTTAGTGACAGAGTCTACGCTGGTGCTGACACGTTAGCCACCAGCTACGTGCTGGCAAACGCTATAAAGAAAATAGACAAGGATATCGGCAAGGTTGACCTAGCGGTCTTCGGTCAGGAGACCACGGACTCCAGCACAGCACACATAGCGGCGCAGACCGCTAGCTGGCTTGAGTGGCCTTATGTTTACTACGTGCGCGACGCATGGCTAACCGAGGAAGGCAAGCTGAGGGTCGAGAGGATCCTAGAGAACGCTGTAGAGGAGTGGGAGCTTGATATGCCAGCTATAATAAATGTCGCGATGAAGTCGCTAAAGCCTAGGCCCGTGAGCCTGTTGAACAAGATCAGGTTCAAGGCCAATCCAAGCACTCTAATTACGTGGTCTAACAACGACCTAAAGCTTGACACCAGGTGCACAGGCCTCAAGGGCTCACCAACCATAGTCGCCAAGACTGTCGACGTGCCGGAGGTGCCAAGGAAGAAGCAAGTTTATACACCTAAGAATGGCGAGGACGCCGCCAAGTGGATACTGAAGGCCCTTCTTTCTGATGAGAAGGCCTCCAAGGCTCTCATAAGGGCGCTTAAGGAGGGGGGTGAGAAGGCATGA